A single genomic interval of Colius striatus isolate bColStr4 chromosome 9, bColStr4.1.hap1, whole genome shotgun sequence harbors:
- the LOC133626030 gene encoding helix-loop-helix protein 13-like → MEELCYSFEEEDHAPDFLLWEQAAPAAPWDGFPPGCRWPGASGGAGGAEADSSAARATAPRARQAANRRERRRMLGINAAFERLRCHVPTFPYEKRLSKIDTLRLAIAYIALLGEILLSRCHPKSYVEQCLKNDSQNQGRATWNISDLTARLSWVKWD, encoded by the exons ATGGAAGAACTTTGTTACAGCTTCGAGGAGGAAGACCACGCTCCCGATTTCCTCCTGTGGGAGCAGGCAGCCCCCGCCGCTCCGTGGGACGGCTTCCCGCCGGGCTGCCGCTGGCCCGGCGCGTCTGGCGGCGCGGGGGGTGCTGAAGCGGACAGCTCCGCGGCGCGCGCCACCGCCCCCCGGGCGCGCCAGGCGGCCaaccgccgggagcggcgcAGGATGCTCGGCATCAACGCGGCCTTCGAGCGGCTCCGCTGCCACGTCCCCACTTTCCCCTACGAGAAACGGCTATCCAAAATCGACACACTGAGACTGGCCATCGCCTACATCGCTCTGCTGGGCGAGATCCTCCTCTCCAGGTGCCATCCCAAATCCTACGTGGAGCAGTGCCTGAAGAACGATTCACAAAACCAAGGGCGGGCAACCTGGAACATAAGTG ATCTGACAGCCCGCCTGTCTTGGGTAAAGTGGGATTAA